The following are encoded in a window of Candidatus Eisenbacteria bacterium genomic DNA:
- a CDS encoding metal ABC transporter permease, with amino-acid sequence MLADWLELGFLRRALAAGLLSAVGCGLLSPYVVLRRMSFAGHGLAHAAFGGATLALLIGVNLSLGGTVFACLLAVVLALWTRKGRVSEDSAIGMLVAASMALGVVCLSLQKRYTQDVFSFLFGNILACLPEDLIFSLGATALAVALALALARPLVSATFHEELAQVEGVPVDRMRLILFLLVAIEVVAAMKIVGAILVSALLVLPGAIALLFARRLVTVQIASLAIGVAAVLIGMFASYLLDLPSGAVIALVLFAGFGVTRGIVALQARFTR; translated from the coding sequence ATGCTGGCCGACTGGCTCGAGCTCGGGTTTCTCCGCCGCGCCCTGGCGGCCGGCCTGCTGAGCGCGGTCGGATGCGGCCTCCTTTCGCCCTATGTCGTGCTGCGGCGGATGTCGTTCGCGGGCCACGGCCTCGCCCATGCCGCCTTCGGAGGCGCGACTCTCGCTCTGCTGATCGGCGTGAATCTCTCTCTCGGGGGAACCGTCTTCGCCTGTCTCCTCGCCGTGGTTCTCGCGCTCTGGACGCGCAAGGGAAGGGTCAGCGAGGACAGCGCCATCGGCATGCTGGTCGCCGCCTCGATGGCCCTGGGGGTCGTCTGCCTCTCGCTCCAGAAGCGGTACACGCAGGATGTCTTCTCCTTCCTCTTCGGGAACATCCTCGCCTGTCTTCCGGAGGATCTGATCTTCTCGCTCGGCGCGACCGCCCTGGCCGTCGCGCTGGCGCTGGCGCTCGCGAGGCCGCTTGTGTCGGCCACGTTCCACGAGGAGCTGGCGCAGGTGGAGGGAGTTCCCGTCGATCGCATGCGACTGATCCTCTTCCTCCTGGTGGCGATCGAAGTGGTCGCGGCGATGAAGATCGTGGGGGCGATTCTCGTCTCGGCCCTGCTCGTCCTCCCGGGCGCGATCGCGCTCCTCTTCGCGCGCCGATTGGTGACGGTCCAGATCGCCTCTCTCGCGATCGGCGTCGCCGCCGTCCTGATCGGGATGTTCGCCTCTTACTTGCTCGATCTCCCGTCGGGGGCCGTGATCGCTCTTGTCCTCTTCGCGGGATTCGGGGTGACGCGGGGGATCGTCGCGCTGCAGGCCCGCTTCACTCGCTGA